In the genome of Magnolia sinica isolate HGM2019 chromosome 2, MsV1, whole genome shotgun sequence, one region contains:
- the LOC131236459 gene encoding vacuolar protein sorting-associated protein 9A-like isoform X3 — MTKLFTRAFASLPEDVKRDEQLSEKMSLVQQFIHPENLDIKPSFQNESSWLLAQKELQKINMYKAPRDKLVCILNCCKVINNLLLNASIASNNNPPGADEFLPVLIYVTIKANPPQFHSNLLYIQRYRRQSRLVSEAAYFFTNILSAESFIWNIDAQSLSMDDAEFENNMKSARALLSGLSADPGTLPNQSGHDSRFLSKPEPREPKLQSSKAKKERNSSLPAMGLHPPLPQAPPKATESHSIPKRPSISDLEKKGAAHLLEEEDVGGSLREFPFLYASVGDLTVDDVEGLLNSYKQLVLKYVSLSKGLGRSTPTIQVPVADAESNNTTESVEATAVQIGNEKTVVMSTEDGSDGGPFVETYTSESNLPPREQDKHSDGEKDEAYP; from the exons ATGACAAAATTATTTACCCGTGCCTTCGCATCACTTCCAGAAGATGTAAAACGTGATGAACAACTTTCTGAGAAGATGTCTTTAGTACAACAATTCATCCATCCGGAAAATTTGGATATCAAGCCATCCTTCCAAAATGAAAGCTCATGGTTG CTTGCACAGAAAGAGCTGCAGAAGATCAATATGTACAAGGCACCAAGGGACAAACTTGTTTGTATCTTGAATTGTTGCAAGGTCATCAACAACTTATTGCTCAATGCTTCAATTGCATCAAACAACAATCCTCCTGGAGCAGATGAATTCCTTCCTGTACTTATTTATGTTACCATAAAG GCAAACCCTCCACAATTTCATTCCAACCTGTTGTATATACAGCGGTACAGGCGTCAGTCACGATTGGTTTCTGAAGCAGCATATTTCTTCACAAACATCCTCTCCGCGGAGTCCTTCATCTGGAACATCGATGCACAATCCCTTTCGATGGATGACGCTGAGTTTGAAAACAACATGAAATCTGCTCGAGCACTTCTCTCCGGCCTGTCTGCCGATCCAGGAACTCTCCCAAACCAGAGCGGTCATGATTCCAGGTTTCTTTCCAAACCAGAACCAAGGGAGCCCAAACTACAGTCGTCGAAAGCTAAGAAGGAAAGAAACAGTTCTCTGCCAGCAATGGGACTTCATCCTCCGCTGCCCCAAGCACCCCCAAAGGCAACCGAGAGCCATTCAATACCTAAGAGGCCCTCAATCTCGGATTTGGAGAAGAAAGGTGCTGCCCATCTTCTTGAGGAGGAGGATGTGGGTGGTTCTCTTCGGGAGTTCCCGTTCTTGTATGCAAGTGTTGGCGATCTAACGGTAGATGACGTAGAAGGCCTACTCAATAGTTACAAGCAGCTTGTTCTCAAGTACGTTTCACTCTCAAAAGGTTTGGGTAGAAGTACTCCAACCATTCAGGTGCCGGTTGCAGATGCAGAAAGCAACAATACAACTGAATCTGTGGAAGCAACTGCAGTGCAGATTGGCAATGAGAAGACAGTAGTGATGAGTACAGAAGATGGTTCTGATGGAGGTCCGTTTGTTGAGACATATACTTCTGAATCCAACTTACCTCCACGCGAACAGGATAAACATTCAGATGGGGAGAAGGATGAGGCCTACCCTTAG
- the LOC131224096 gene encoding uncharacterized protein LOC131224096, which translates to MASDHQPIMSFRPILCVGSSAKDMVINCNLGGPRTRRKKTDGRMFDEPMSPRVGCMGQIKREKGDLSGTKGNKFYKLKKILSGKTFSQEFSAKFNGHYRLVSIIDMDPPLPVPKHAISSGSDPVSLWMRRRGRPLKCLQIQHQHRQRSQTSN; encoded by the coding sequence ATGGCCAGTGACCATCAGCCCATCATGTCCTTCAGGCCCATCCTTTGTGTAGGATCTTCAGCAAAAGACATGGTTATAAATTGCAATCTAGGTGGCCCACGGACACGCCGAAAGAAAACGGACGGTAGGATGTTCGACGAGCCAATGTCCCCTAGAGTAGGATGCATGGGCCAGATCAAGAGAGAGAAGGGGGACCTCTCAGGAACCAAAGGCAACAAATTCTACAAGCTCAAGAAGATCTTATCTGGGAAGACTTTTAGTCAAGAGTTCAGCGCGAAATTCAACGGCCATTACCGCCTCGTTAGCATCATTGACATGGATCCACCATTGCCGGTCCCTAAACATGCCATCAGCAGCGGTTCTGATCCTGTTAGCCTTTGGATGAGGAGACGTGGCCGCCCATTGAAGTGTCTCCAAATCCAACATCAGCATCGCCAACGATCTCAGACGTCCAACTAA
- the LOC131236459 gene encoding vacuolar protein sorting-associated protein 9A-like isoform X2 produces MLLTQRKIALLYRSSLPRWRGLFVLTLFGLVVQRKSSRVLGLEKYVMTKLFTRAFASLPEDVKRDEQLSEKMSLVQQFIHPENLDIKPSFQNESSWLLAQKELQKINMYKAPRDKLVCILNCCKVINNLLLNASIASNNNPPGADEFLPVLIYVTIKANPPQFHSNLLYIQRYRRQSRLVSEAAYFFTNILSAESFIWNIDAQSLSMDDAEFENNMKSARALLSGLSADPGTLPNQSGHDSRFLSKPEPREPKLQSSKAKKERNSSLPAMGLHPPLPQAPPKATESHSIPKRPSISDLEKKGAAHLLEEEDVGGSLREFPFLYASVGDLTVDDVEGLLNSYKQLVLKYVSLSKGLGRSTPTIQVPVADAESNNTTESVEATAVQIGNEKTVVMSTEDGSDGGPFVETYTSESNLPPREQDKHSDGEKDEAYP; encoded by the exons GGACTGGAGAAGTATGTCATGACAAAATTATTTACCCGTGCCTTCGCATCACTTCCAGAAGATGTAAAACGTGATGAACAACTTTCTGAGAAGATGTCTTTAGTACAACAATTCATCCATCCGGAAAATTTGGATATCAAGCCATCCTTCCAAAATGAAAGCTCATGGTTG CTTGCACAGAAAGAGCTGCAGAAGATCAATATGTACAAGGCACCAAGGGACAAACTTGTTTGTATCTTGAATTGTTGCAAGGTCATCAACAACTTATTGCTCAATGCTTCAATTGCATCAAACAACAATCCTCCTGGAGCAGATGAATTCCTTCCTGTACTTATTTATGTTACCATAAAG GCAAACCCTCCACAATTTCATTCCAACCTGTTGTATATACAGCGGTACAGGCGTCAGTCACGATTGGTTTCTGAAGCAGCATATTTCTTCACAAACATCCTCTCCGCGGAGTCCTTCATCTGGAACATCGATGCACAATCCCTTTCGATGGATGACGCTGAGTTTGAAAACAACATGAAATCTGCTCGAGCACTTCTCTCCGGCCTGTCTGCCGATCCAGGAACTCTCCCAAACCAGAGCGGTCATGATTCCAGGTTTCTTTCCAAACCAGAACCAAGGGAGCCCAAACTACAGTCGTCGAAAGCTAAGAAGGAAAGAAACAGTTCTCTGCCAGCAATGGGACTTCATCCTCCGCTGCCCCAAGCACCCCCAAAGGCAACCGAGAGCCATTCAATACCTAAGAGGCCCTCAATCTCGGATTTGGAGAAGAAAGGTGCTGCCCATCTTCTTGAGGAGGAGGATGTGGGTGGTTCTCTTCGGGAGTTCCCGTTCTTGTATGCAAGTGTTGGCGATCTAACGGTAGATGACGTAGAAGGCCTACTCAATAGTTACAAGCAGCTTGTTCTCAAGTACGTTTCACTCTCAAAAGGTTTGGGTAGAAGTACTCCAACCATTCAGGTGCCGGTTGCAGATGCAGAAAGCAACAATACAACTGAATCTGTGGAAGCAACTGCAGTGCAGATTGGCAATGAGAAGACAGTAGTGATGAGTACAGAAGATGGTTCTGATGGAGGTCCGTTTGTTGAGACATATACTTCTGAATCCAACTTACCTCCACGCGAACAGGATAAACATTCAGATGGGGAGAAGGATGAGGCCTACCCTTAG